A section of the Spirosoma pollinicola genome encodes:
- a CDS encoding glutaminase family protein translates to MQKKSALCVSITLLTSLFFGQSIAQNLRPPAYPLITHDPYFSVWSTTDKLTDSPTRHWTGKPQSLEGIVRVDGKAYQFLGAVPTTYEQIASTGESKSYPAQYTLKKPSAGWEKTDFNASSWQSGQGPFGDTPEAKTKWTNSESAAMKDGIYYRREFTYDGKADPSKLLLSINHDDDVVVYLNGTKILDKPDYINEYTYLPLSAAGQKALQKGKNILAVHCVSPRGGSFIDVGIVNPVTTSSITTATQTGVTVSATQTNYTFSVGPVNLVVNFMSPLLLDELEVVARPITYITFEVRSQDRKPHSVQVFLSESGTLATNTVGQEVVMKAGQAPGLIYQSVGTEAQPVLAKKGDNVRIDWGYAYLAVPQENGNQTGNGMAPGLKQAFLTNGQLPTDNKATVPGNKPRAAVDVAVASVLDFGNVSKPAEKHLMLAYDDLYSVQYFKQNLRPWWRRDEKTTMISLLQTAEKDYNRLREKCDKFDSKLRSDARKAGGKEYADLCELAYRQAIAAHKIVAGPKGETLFLSKENFSNGSIGTVDITYPSAPLFLLYNPTLLKGMMEPIFQYSESGRWKKPFAAHDVGTYPLANGQTYGEDMPVEECGNMLLLAGAISGAEGNANYAKEHWKTLTTWVEYLKKDGFDPANQLCTDDFAGHIARNANLSVKAILGIAAYGQMAAQLGDKATAQAYLKTARDMAVKWQQLALDKTPSQKEHYDLTFENQGDSWSQKYNLVWDKLLDLGVFPKEVSQTEIAYYLTKQKPYGLPLDSRKTYTKSDWIVWTATLAKSDRDFEEFIKPVWKYVNETPTRVPLSDWHETTNAKQVGFQARSVVGGYYIKMLEGKLSK, encoded by the coding sequence ATGCAAAAAAAATCGGCCCTTTGCGTTTCGATTACCCTACTCACTTCCCTCTTTTTTGGGCAGTCAATTGCCCAGAATCTTCGTCCGCCTGCTTATCCGCTTATTACGCATGACCCTTACTTCAGCGTCTGGAGCACAACGGATAAGCTGACCGATTCGCCCACCCGCCACTGGACTGGCAAACCACAATCGCTGGAAGGAATTGTGCGGGTTGACGGTAAAGCGTATCAGTTTCTGGGTGCTGTCCCCACAACTTACGAGCAGATTGCCTCAACAGGCGAATCAAAATCCTATCCGGCTCAGTACACCTTGAAAAAACCCAGTGCCGGTTGGGAGAAGACAGATTTTAACGCCAGTAGCTGGCAATCAGGGCAAGGCCCGTTTGGCGATACACCCGAGGCTAAAACCAAGTGGACAAATAGTGAGTCGGCGGCCATGAAAGACGGGATTTATTACCGGCGGGAGTTCACCTACGATGGCAAAGCTGACCCGTCAAAACTTCTCTTATCCATCAATCATGACGATGATGTGGTCGTATACCTGAACGGCACCAAAATCCTCGACAAGCCCGACTATATTAACGAATACACCTACCTGCCGCTATCCGCTGCGGGTCAGAAAGCACTGCAAAAAGGCAAAAACATACTGGCCGTTCACTGCGTAAGCCCTCGGGGCGGCTCGTTTATCGACGTCGGCATCGTTAATCCGGTCACTACCTCGTCAATTACTACGGCGACCCAAACGGGCGTGACGGTATCGGCAACGCAAACGAATTACACCTTTAGCGTAGGGCCGGTGAATCTGGTCGTAAACTTCATGTCGCCCCTGTTGCTGGACGAACTTGAAGTCGTTGCCCGCCCTATTACGTACATTACCTTCGAGGTTCGTTCGCAGGATCGCAAACCCCATTCGGTGCAGGTGTTTCTAAGCGAATCCGGCACCCTAGCAACCAACACGGTTGGACAGGAAGTTGTGATGAAAGCCGGACAGGCACCCGGCCTGATTTACCAGAGCGTTGGAACCGAAGCGCAGCCCGTTCTGGCCAAAAAGGGCGACAACGTGCGGATCGACTGGGGTTACGCGTATCTGGCCGTTCCGCAGGAAAACGGCAACCAGACAGGCAATGGCATGGCACCGGGCCTGAAACAGGCGTTCCTCACGAATGGCCAGCTACCCACCGATAATAAGGCGACCGTACCGGGCAACAAGCCCCGCGCGGCTGTCGATGTGGCCGTAGCCAGTGTACTCGACTTCGGTAACGTATCGAAACCTGCCGAAAAACACCTGATGCTGGCGTATGACGACCTGTATTCGGTGCAGTATTTCAAGCAGAACCTGCGTCCGTGGTGGCGTCGGGATGAGAAAACAACAATGATCAGCCTATTGCAAACTGCCGAGAAGGACTATAATCGACTGCGGGAAAAGTGCGACAAATTCGACAGCAAACTCCGTTCCGATGCGCGTAAAGCAGGCGGCAAAGAGTATGCCGATTTGTGCGAGCTGGCTTATCGGCAGGCAATTGCGGCCCATAAGATTGTAGCTGGTCCTAAGGGAGAAACGCTTTTCCTGTCGAAGGAGAATTTCTCCAACGGTTCCATCGGCACGGTGGATATAACCTACCCTTCAGCACCACTTTTTCTGCTCTACAACCCTACCCTGCTGAAAGGTATGATGGAACCAATCTTCCAGTATTCGGAGAGTGGGCGTTGGAAAAAACCGTTTGCGGCCCATGACGTGGGTACCTATCCACTGGCTAATGGCCAGACCTACGGCGAAGACATGCCCGTTGAAGAGTGCGGTAATATGCTTCTATTGGCGGGCGCCATAAGCGGGGCAGAGGGTAACGCCAACTACGCGAAAGAACACTGGAAAACCCTGACAACTTGGGTTGAGTACCTCAAAAAGGATGGCTTCGACCCGGCCAACCAGCTCTGCACCGACGACTTCGCCGGACATATTGCCCGAAATGCAAACCTGTCGGTCAAAGCAATTCTGGGCATTGCCGCTTATGGGCAAATGGCCGCTCAGTTGGGTGATAAAGCTACAGCACAGGCTTACCTGAAAACAGCGCGGGACATGGCCGTTAAATGGCAGCAACTCGCCCTCGACAAAACACCTTCCCAGAAAGAACACTACGACTTGACCTTCGAAAATCAGGGCGATAGCTGGAGTCAGAAATATAATCTGGTTTGGGATAAGCTGCTGGATCTCGGGGTGTTTCCCAAAGAGGTCTCCCAAACGGAGATAGCCTATTATCTGACAAAGCAAAAGCCCTACGGACTACCTCTGGACAGCCGCAAAACGTACACAAAATCGGACTGGATCGTATGGACAGCCACGCTCGCCAAATCGGACCGGGATTTTGAAGAATTCATTAAACCCGTCTGGAAATACGTCAACGAGACCCCAACGCGGGTTCCCCTCTCCGACTGGCACGAAACAACCAACGCCAAACAGGTTGGTTTTCAGGCCCGTTCGGTCGTGGGCGGGTATTATATCAAAATGCTGGAAGGGAAGCTGAGTAAGTAA
- a CDS encoding RraA family protein — protein sequence MKKLFILATALLLAGSATQLIAQQISKEELIFLTPDWKGERFPDGRPKVPDAILKRMRLVTQEEAWSVMKGEKYRYQFAGDWQTINPDSVLVGRALTATFMPGRPDVHRVTDEKGHTKDGRIKSQNAWPIDMLVKGDVYVVDQFGMHEDGPTIGDNLGNSIYAKTGNGIVYEGAVRDVAGLKEIGGFTSYFRSYHPSHHNPEGDLNTTLVGINRPTRIGRVMVMPGDVVLGRDGGVAFIPPHLAEKVVKTSEIIRLRDMFGHLRLREQKYTPGQIDTRWSDEIEKDFSKWLNDHVSELPVPKEQIQEFLKTRTW from the coding sequence ATGAAAAAGCTATTCATACTAGCCACGGCTCTGCTGCTGGCTGGATCGGCAACTCAATTAATTGCCCAGCAAATTTCGAAGGAAGAGCTCATCTTCCTGACCCCCGACTGGAAAGGCGAACGTTTTCCCGACGGACGCCCGAAAGTGCCGGACGCTATTCTGAAACGCATGAGGCTGGTGACTCAGGAAGAAGCCTGGTCGGTGATGAAAGGCGAAAAATACCGCTACCAGTTTGCGGGCGACTGGCAAACGATCAACCCCGATAGTGTGCTGGTGGGGCGGGCACTCACGGCTACCTTCATGCCCGGTCGGCCGGATGTACACCGGGTAACGGATGAGAAAGGACATACCAAAGACGGTCGGATTAAATCACAGAATGCGTGGCCAATCGACATGCTTGTGAAAGGGGATGTGTATGTTGTAGATCAGTTCGGGATGCACGAAGATGGCCCAACCATTGGCGATAATCTGGGCAATTCGATTTATGCCAAAACGGGCAACGGCATTGTCTACGAAGGTGCTGTTCGCGACGTGGCCGGATTGAAGGAAATTGGTGGATTCACGTCCTATTTCCGCAGTTATCACCCATCGCATCACAATCCCGAAGGCGATCTGAATACAACGTTGGTAGGCATCAACCGCCCTACGCGTATTGGGAGAGTGATGGTGATGCCGGGCGATGTGGTGCTGGGACGCGATGGGGGCGTGGCGTTTATTCCGCCCCATTTGGCCGAAAAAGTGGTAAAAACGTCGGAGATTATCCGGTTGCGGGACATGTTCGGGCATTTACGGTTGCGCGAGCAGAAATACACGCCGGGACAGATTGACACACGCTGGTCGGATGAAATTGAAAAAGATTTCTCGAAATGGCTCAACGACCACGTTAGCGAACTCCCCGTTCCAAAAGAGCAAATTCAGGAATTTCTTAAAACCCGAACCTGGTAA
- a CDS encoding mandelate racemase/muconate lactonizing enzyme family protein produces the protein MTTSRRSFLTKGAIASALAATSLSSFGEGLETAVHNAPLSSAPSDLKITDIKCGYTRGGHSLFVKIHTNQGIWGCGEAVDASVGTYHLVKLMGERIKGKSPLNVNRLFEDVRKSGFFEGAQAGMYISVLSAVETALWDLTGKALGMPVYQLLGGKFRDKIRVYCDTGAYRETDTSAEAFGKSAKKAVDMGFTAVKYDIDERNDPNKYDAYNWTASQGELERMYNQIAGVRKAVGPKIDICVDMHGKYDVTTGRRVAKMMEPLNLLFLEEPIPAENPEAYRQIREASNTPICAGENHYLAHGFRKLLEIGAVDIIMPDLQKAGGLGEAQRIANLANLYYVPFAPHMVASYLGAMASSHVCASVPNFLILEWQIYFHEEPMFKEIVTFDGPMVEKGFIPLSNKPGIGVEINEEGMRKYAPKDVPFFV, from the coding sequence ATGACAACTTCCCGTCGATCTTTTCTTACCAAAGGGGCTATTGCCAGTGCTTTGGCGGCTACCTCATTATCCAGTTTCGGCGAAGGACTGGAAACGGCCGTTCATAACGCTCCTTTGTCTTCGGCTCCATCCGACCTGAAAATCACTGATATCAAATGTGGCTATACGCGGGGTGGACATAGCCTGTTCGTGAAAATCCATACCAATCAGGGTATCTGGGGCTGTGGCGAAGCCGTCGATGCGTCGGTGGGAACGTATCATCTGGTGAAATTGATGGGCGAGCGCATTAAAGGCAAGAGCCCGCTCAACGTTAACCGCCTGTTTGAAGACGTTCGGAAGTCGGGCTTCTTTGAAGGGGCTCAGGCGGGGATGTATATTTCTGTTTTATCGGCTGTAGAAACAGCCCTCTGGGATTTGACTGGCAAAGCGCTCGGCATGCCCGTGTATCAATTGCTGGGTGGTAAATTCCGGGATAAGATTCGGGTTTACTGCGACACCGGCGCTTATCGAGAAACCGATACCAGTGCTGAAGCCTTTGGTAAAAGTGCTAAAAAAGCGGTAGACATGGGTTTTACGGCGGTAAAGTATGACATCGACGAGCGCAACGACCCGAATAAATACGACGCTTACAACTGGACCGCCAGTCAGGGTGAACTGGAACGGATGTATAACCAGATTGCCGGTGTCCGGAAAGCCGTTGGCCCAAAGATTGACATTTGCGTTGACATGCACGGTAAATACGACGTAACAACGGGTCGACGTGTTGCCAAAATGATGGAGCCGCTAAACCTGCTGTTTCTGGAGGAGCCTATCCCCGCCGAAAACCCGGAAGCCTACCGCCAAATTCGGGAAGCGTCGAATACGCCCATCTGCGCAGGAGAGAACCATTATCTGGCGCATGGTTTCCGCAAACTGCTCGAAATAGGGGCTGTCGACATCATCATGCCAGATCTACAGAAAGCGGGTGGACTTGGTGAAGCGCAGCGCATCGCCAATCTGGCCAATCTGTACTACGTGCCGTTTGCTCCACATATGGTAGCGTCCTATCTGGGTGCCATGGCGTCGAGCCACGTATGCGCGTCGGTACCTAACTTCCTGATTCTGGAGTGGCAGATTTATTTCCACGAGGAGCCCATGTTCAAGGAAATCGTCACGTTTGATGGGCCGATGGTCGAGAAAGGATTCATCCCGTTATCAAATAAGCCGGGTATTGGCGTCGAAATCAATGAGGAAGGTATGCGGAAATACGCTCCGAAAGACGTGCCCTTTTTTGTGTAA
- a CDS encoding MFS transporter — translation MKQTNYRWVIVALLFFATTINYLDRQVISLLKPILEKEFSWTESDYGNIVTVFTFFYGASTLLAGYIIDRVGTKLGYIGAILVWSLAAMGHALAGSTFGFMIARGFLGIGEAGNFPASIKTVAEWFPKKERALAVGIFNAGANIGAVAAPAIVPWLALVAGWQTAFIATGALGFLWIVAWYLLYEIPSRHKNVNEAELAHITQETAAEFATAGDAATVNSPDGVAIKYPIFANKAIWGFMSGKLLTDPIWWFFLFWLPSYLANIYHLDLKKLGAPLIVIYLAATIGSVGGGWLSSMLIRKGWHPTRARQWSMALFAICVTPVMLISQMNSMWPVIGILSLAVAAHQAWSANIFTVAADQFPKQVISRVVGLGTMAGTLGGAVFPLLVGRILDHYKLLGNLSEGYYIIFYIAGFAYLAAWTMLYIFVFSRVKARS, via the coding sequence ATGAAGCAGACAAACTATCGCTGGGTAATTGTTGCGTTGCTCTTTTTTGCGACAACGATCAACTATCTCGACCGACAGGTGATTAGCTTGTTGAAGCCAATTCTGGAAAAGGAATTCTCCTGGACAGAGTCCGACTACGGCAACATCGTAACGGTTTTTACTTTTTTCTACGGGGCCAGCACCCTGCTTGCGGGCTATATTATTGACCGGGTTGGTACCAAACTTGGCTATATCGGGGCTATTCTGGTCTGGAGTCTGGCGGCTATGGGCCACGCTTTGGCCGGTAGTACATTTGGGTTCATGATTGCCCGTGGTTTTTTGGGCATTGGTGAGGCCGGTAACTTCCCTGCCTCGATCAAGACCGTTGCCGAGTGGTTTCCAAAGAAAGAGCGGGCACTGGCGGTTGGTATTTTCAACGCCGGAGCGAATATCGGGGCTGTGGCGGCCCCGGCTATTGTACCCTGGCTGGCACTTGTTGCGGGCTGGCAAACAGCCTTTATTGCTACCGGTGCCTTGGGGTTTCTATGGATTGTAGCCTGGTATTTACTCTATGAAATTCCGAGTCGGCACAAAAACGTTAATGAAGCCGAACTCGCCCATATCACGCAGGAAACGGCTGCCGAATTCGCTACGGCGGGTGATGCCGCTACCGTAAACTCGCCCGATGGTGTAGCCATCAAATACCCTATTTTTGCCAATAAAGCCATCTGGGGCTTCATGAGTGGCAAACTCCTGACTGATCCAATCTGGTGGTTTTTCCTGTTCTGGTTACCATCCTATCTGGCCAACATCTACCACCTCGATCTAAAAAAACTGGGAGCTCCACTAATTGTCATTTATCTGGCGGCAACAATTGGCAGCGTAGGGGGTGGTTGGCTTTCCTCCATGCTGATTCGTAAGGGCTGGCACCCAACAAGAGCCCGCCAATGGTCTATGGCCTTATTTGCCATTTGTGTAACGCCCGTCATGCTTATCAGCCAGATGAACAGCATGTGGCCGGTTATCGGCATTTTATCGCTGGCTGTGGCGGCTCACCAGGCCTGGTCGGCCAACATTTTTACGGTAGCTGCCGATCAGTTTCCGAAGCAGGTAATTAGCCGGGTAGTTGGGTTAGGCACAATGGCTGGAACCCTCGGTGGAGCCGTTTTCCCGTTGCTGGTCGGTCGTATTCTGGACCATTACAAATTATTGGGAAACCTGTCGGAGGGTTATTACATCATTTTCTACATCGCTGGTTTTGCGTATCTGGCCGCCTGGACAATGCTGTATATTTTTGTGTTCAGTCGGGTGAAAGCTCGTTCATGA
- a CDS encoding alpha/beta hydrolase family protein, whose amino-acid sequence MKNRINLFQLCQLMAWVIVGLSMHNASAQAPNFQKMTPDERTAYMNKMREASQDDWQKMMDKLNLKLPTLPPPADDSKRPQQLKPKEGSNNWFDEAGNNHVRSGWGIWTNYDEAKANNYKLPDPLTLKSGKPVTTAAMWWKQRRPEILNDYLTEIYGKTPTNTPKVTFVSTGTDSTVLAGKAIRKMILGSIDNTRYPSIAPSIPVTYYRPVKASGKIPLMVIVWGSFPQPLANIEKLIDAGWAVAMVNTGAIQADNGGGLHEGIIGLMNGGKDRQPDEWGVLAAWSWGLSRVLDHFEKDNAINAKQIGIQGHSRWGKTAMLAGALDPRWAIVFSSCSGSMGASLEKRSWGETIDNVAGSGEYHWMAGNFLKYGGNWAAMPVDAHDLIALIAPRPLFITGGTKDSWADPKGEFLACVGASPVYNLLGKKGVGATEMPAPDVSLIDGELAFRNHEGGHVDSLDWPIFLEFARKELKLSPVQK is encoded by the coding sequence ATGAAAAACCGTATAAACCTGTTCCAGCTTTGCCAGTTAATGGCCTGGGTGATTGTTGGTTTGTCTATGCACAACGCCAGTGCCCAGGCTCCCAATTTTCAGAAAATGACGCCCGACGAACGGACGGCTTATATGAATAAAATGCGGGAGGCCAGTCAGGACGATTGGCAGAAGATGATGGACAAGCTCAATCTGAAACTGCCCACATTGCCGCCCCCCGCCGATGATTCCAAACGCCCGCAGCAACTAAAGCCCAAAGAAGGTTCGAATAACTGGTTCGACGAAGCCGGAAATAATCACGTTCGGTCGGGGTGGGGGATTTGGACAAACTACGATGAAGCCAAAGCAAATAACTATAAACTGCCTGACCCCCTAACGTTGAAAAGCGGCAAGCCCGTAACAACGGCAGCTATGTGGTGGAAACAGCGTCGGCCCGAAATTCTGAATGATTACCTGACGGAGATTTACGGGAAAACACCCACAAATACGCCTAAGGTAACGTTTGTATCTACCGGAACGGATAGTACCGTTTTAGCGGGCAAAGCCATTCGGAAAATGATCCTTGGCAGTATTGATAACACCCGCTATCCATCGATAGCACCGAGTATTCCGGTTACGTATTACCGGCCGGTCAAAGCGTCGGGTAAAATTCCGTTGATGGTGATTGTGTGGGGATCATTTCCGCAGCCCCTGGCCAACATCGAGAAACTAATTGATGCCGGTTGGGCCGTTGCAATGGTGAATACGGGTGCTATTCAGGCAGATAATGGTGGTGGTTTGCATGAGGGTATCATCGGACTAATGAACGGCGGCAAAGACCGCCAACCCGATGAGTGGGGCGTGTTGGCCGCGTGGAGTTGGGGCCTGAGCCGGGTACTTGACCACTTTGAAAAAGACAACGCCATCAATGCCAAACAGATCGGTATTCAGGGACATTCGCGCTGGGGCAAAACGGCCATGCTGGCTGGTGCACTGGACCCGCGTTGGGCCATCGTTTTCTCCAGTTGCTCGGGCTCGATGGGGGCTTCGTTAGAAAAGCGAAGCTGGGGCGAAACGATCGACAACGTAGCCGGTTCGGGCGAATACCACTGGATGGCAGGCAACTTCCTCAAATATGGCGGCAACTGGGCCGCTATGCCCGTTGATGCCCACGACCTGATAGCGCTCATTGCCCCTCGTCCGCTGTTCATTACGGGTGGCACGAAAGATAGCTGGGCTGATCCCAAAGGCGAGTTTCTGGCCTGCGTTGGAGCAAGCCCGGTTTATAACTTGCTCGGTAAAAAAGGCGTCGGAGCCACCGAAATGCCCGCGCCCGATGTGTCTCTGATCGATGGTGAACTGGCGTTCCGAAATCACGAAGGGGGCCATGTCGACTCTCTCGACTGGCCGATTTTTCTGGAGTTTGCGAGGAAGGAGTTGAAGTTATCCCCTGTTCAAAAGTAA